The proteins below come from a single Vanessa atalanta chromosome 21, ilVanAtal1.2, whole genome shotgun sequence genomic window:
- the LOC125072287 gene encoding malignant T-cell-amplified sequence 1 homolog isoform X3: protein MFKKFDEKESISGVQQLKSSVQKGIRSRLLELYPHLENHIDQVLPKKDTFRIVKCHDHIEIMVNSAGELLFFRHREGPWMPTLRLLHKYPFFLPMQQVDKGAIRFVLSGANIMCPGLTSPGARMSPVEKSSVVAVMAEGKQHALAVGITSLSTQDIAKVNKGVGIENCHYLNDGLWQMKPVK from the exons GTTTGATGAAAAGGAGAGCATTTCTGGTGTCCAGCAGCTCAAATCTTCGGTCCAAAAGGGTATTCGTTCCCGCCTTTTGGAGTTGTACCCTCATCTCGAAAACCACATCGACCAAGTGCTGCCCAAAAAGGACACGTTCAGAATTGTGAAATG tcATGACCATATCGAAATTATGGTGAATAGTGCCGGTGAACTTCTGTTCTTCCGCCACCGTGAAGGACCTTGGATGCCAACATTGCGACTTCTCCACAAGT acccATTCTTCTTGCCAATGCAACAAGTCGACAAGGGAGCAATTCGCTTCGTTCTGAGTGGTGCCAACATAATGTGCCCCGGCTTGACGTCACCAGGGGCACGAATGTCACCAGTCGAAAAAAGCAGCGTTGTGGCCGTGATGGCTGAAGGGAAGCAACATGCTTTGGCTGTGGGCATCACTTCTCTGTCGACTCAGGATAT agctAAAGTAAACAAAGGCGTGGGGATAGAAAACTGTCATTATCTCAACGATGGTCTGTGGCAAATGAAACCTGTCAAGTGA
- the LOC125072325 gene encoding electron transfer flavoprotein-ubiquinone oxidoreductase, mitochondrial, translating into MATAIVSSARQVGRLTSAARRLYSDAYPKITTHYTIHPRDKDPRWKDISMERVAEETDILIIGGGPAGMAAAIRARQIAEEKGAEVRVTLLEKAAEAGGHILSGACVDPIALNELIPDWKDKGAPMNTPVTSDKFGLLTKSGRIPIPVFPGLPNYNHGNYVVRLGHLVKWLSEQAEAVGAEVWPGCAGADLLFRDDGSLKGVATGDVGIAKDGSPKDMFERGMEFHSKITIFAEGCHGHLTKMVSNKYNLREKSEPQSYGIGLKELWEVAPENHKPGLVEHTIGWPLDKNTYGGSFIYHLNVEEGEAPLVATGFVVGLDYTNPYISPFREFQRFKLHPYIKPMFEGGTRIAYGARALVEGGWQCLPVPVFPGGCLAGDTAGFLNVPRIKGTHNAMKSGMLAAESAMELILSGEATHEKGVTPTMYEDKLRESYVYKELKQVRNCRPSFHTSLGLYGGVAYSAFSTMMRGKEPWTLSHGGADHAKLKPAKEYQPIEYPKPDGVITFDLLSSVALTGTNHEADQPPHLTLKDDSVPVKRNLAIFDGPEARFCPAGVYEFVPMETGEGQRLQINAQNCIHCKTCDIKDPSQNINWVVPEGGGGPAYNGM; encoded by the exons ATGGCGACAGCAATTGTTAGTTCGGCTCGTCagg TGGGGAGGCTAACAAGTGCTGCTCGAAGACTTTATTCGGATGCTTATCCTAAGATAACGACTCATTATACTATTCATCCCCGCGACAAGGATCCGAGATGGAAAG ATATAAGTATGGAACGAGTGGCAGAGGAGACAGATATCCTCATCATTGGAGGAGGTCCCGCTGGTATGGCCGCTGCGATCAGGGCTCGGCAAATTGCTGAAGAAAAGGGTGCT gaGGTGCGAGTAACACTATTAGAGAAAGCAGCAGAAGCCGGAGGTCACATACTCTCTGGTGCATGTGTGGACCCCATAGCTCTGAATGAGCTAATTCCTGACTGGAAGGATAAAGGGGCTCCAATGAACACGCCTGTAACATCTGATAAGTTTGGCCTGTTAACCAAAAGTGGGAGAATTCCAATTCCTGTATTCCCTG GGTTACCTAACTACAACCACGGCAACTATGTCGTTAGGTTAGGTCACTTAGTGAAATGGCTGTCTGAACAAGCAGAAGCAGTAGGCGCTGAG GTGTGGCCTGGTTGTGCCGGTGCAGATCTGTTATTCCGAGATGATGGCTCCCTTAAAGGAGTTGCTACAGGTGACGTGGGTATAGCTAAGGATGGCAGCCCAAAAGATATGTTTGAGAGAGGCATGGAATTTCACTCCAAGATCACTATATTTGCTGAAG GATGTCACGGACATTTAACAAAGATGGTGTCCAATAAATACAACCTGCGAGAGAAAAGCGAACCACAGTCATACGGTATAGGATTAAAAGAGCTTTGGGAAGTTGCACCagag AATCATAAACCGGGCCTAGTTGAACATACTATAGGCTGGCCTCTCGATAAAAACACATATGGAGGATCATTTATTTACCACCTTAATGTAGAGGAGGGTGAAGCACCCTTAGTTGCAACTGGTTTCGTGGTGGGACTTGACTATACAAACCCTTACATCAGCCCTTTCAGAGAGTTCCAAAGATTTAAGTTACACCCCTATATAAAGCCTATGTTTGAAG GCGGTACTCGGATAGCTTACGGAGCACGAGCGCTCGTGGAGGGCGGCTGGCAGTGTCTTCCCGTCCCAGTGTTCCCAGGAGGTTGCCTGGCTGGTGACACTGCGGGTTTCCTCAATGTGCCCCGCATTAAGGGCACTCATAATGCTATGAAGAGTG GTATGCTAGCAGCGGAGTCAGCCATGGAGCTGATTCTCTCAGGTGAGGCTACTCACGAGAAGGGTGTAACGCCCACTATGTATGAAGATAAACTGAGAGAGTCATATGTTTATAAGGAATTAAAG caAGTACGAAACTGTCGGCCATCCTTCCACACGTCACTGGGCTTGTACGGCGGTGTGGCATACTCTGCATTTTCCACTATGATGCGTGGGAAAGAACCATGGACCTTAAGTCACGGAG gtgCGGATCACGCGAAACTAAAACCTGCCAAAGAGTACCAACCAATAGAATATCCTAAGCCGGACGGTGTCATCACCTTTGACCTATTGTCATCAGTTGCTCTGACtg GAACAAATCACGAAGCAGACCAACCACCACATTTGACGCTGAAAGATGACTCAGTACCTGTTAAGAGGAATCTCGCAATCTTCGATGGACCTGAGGCTAGGTTTTGTCCAGCGG GAGTTTATGAATTCGTCCCTATGGAGACAGGCGAAGGACAGAGGCTACAAATCAACGCACAAAACTGTATACACT gTAAGACTTGTGATATCAAGGATCCATCGCAGAACATCAACTGGGTGGTCCCCGAAGGTGGTGGCGGTCCCGCTTACAACGGCATGTAA
- the LOC125072199 gene encoding uncharacterized protein LOC125072199, giving the protein MFVAVFAYVLFLLECDADDYYYTPYNVTRPTLSGIAAYRSSLTLDWLAAEDSRQRELAAAFETELAPAKVFNTDCIAYPRPAPGKIGKLMLELLKNLEGDDGILIPELIQVLIRTKLLVDTSILESEPDFESLVKTPGVMMGEPHTTFPRVMSIVWMLVTDAATTRKFGWCPIKKVNQYLMVSKPSETAKQMRALEIVVSRARFVMEEFIQSITPVNIYQKKTTRKAKSLQKVPATMKHAMKPRAHEKVPLPYQLGVSQSTSQEITDFSFDNNDPKQETVTNNSLCRTTYA; this is encoded by the exons ATGTTTGTAGCTGTTTTTGcatatgtgttatttttattagag TGTGACGCGGATGACTATTATTACACACCATACAATGTCACTCGACCTACCCTGTCTGGTATTGCCGCCTATCGGTCTTCGCTAACATTGGACTGGTTAGCTGCAGAGGATTCCCGTCAAAGAGAGCTGGCAGCTGCCTTTGAGACGGAGTTAGCTCCAGCGAAAGTCTTTAACACGGATTGTATCGCTTATCCCAGACCAGCACCAGGAAAAATAGGAAAACTAATGCTGGAACTGCTTaa gAATTTAGAAGGAGATGATGGAATATTGATTCCTGAACTGATTCAAGTTTTGATTCGTACGAAATTATTAGTGGATACTTCGATTCTCGAGTCAGAACCCGATTTTGAATCGTTGGTTAAGACACCTGGCGTGATGATGGGTGAACCACATACCACATTTCCAAGGGTGATGTCGATCGTCTGGATGCTTGTGACCGATGCTGCTACAACAAGAAAATTTGGATGGTGTCCAATAAAAAAG GTTAATCAGTATCTAATGGTATCAAAACCATCAGAAACTGCCAAACAGATGCGAGCGCTAGAAATTGTTGTATCCCGAGCTCGTTTCGTCATGGAGGAGTTTATACAGAGCATTACCCCTGTTAACATATACCAAAAGAAAACGACAAGAAAGGCAAAA tctCTACAAAAAGTACCCGCTACTATGAAACATGCGATGAAGCCACGTGCTCATGAAAAG GTGCCTCTGCCTTACCAACTTGGTGTTTCGCAGTCAACGTCACAGGAAATTACTGATTTTAGTTTCGATAATAACGATCCGAAGCAGGAGACTGTCACCAATAACAGCCT gTGTAGAACAACTTATgcatag
- the LOC125072287 gene encoding malignant T-cell-amplified sequence 1 homolog isoform X2, with product MSQYRRVTMFDEKESISGVQQLKSSVQKGIRSRLLELYPHLENHIDQVLPKKDTFRIVKCHDHIEIMVNSAGELLFFRHREGPWMPTLRLLHKYPFFLPMQQVDKGAIRFVLSGANIMCPGLTSPGARMSPVEKSSVVAVMAEGKQHALAVGITSLSTQDIAKVNKGVGIENCHYLNDGLWQMKPVK from the exons ATGTCTCAGTATCGACGAGTTAccat GTTTGATGAAAAGGAGAGCATTTCTGGTGTCCAGCAGCTCAAATCTTCGGTCCAAAAGGGTATTCGTTCCCGCCTTTTGGAGTTGTACCCTCATCTCGAAAACCACATCGACCAAGTGCTGCCCAAAAAGGACACGTTCAGAATTGTGAAATG tcATGACCATATCGAAATTATGGTGAATAGTGCCGGTGAACTTCTGTTCTTCCGCCACCGTGAAGGACCTTGGATGCCAACATTGCGACTTCTCCACAAGT acccATTCTTCTTGCCAATGCAACAAGTCGACAAGGGAGCAATTCGCTTCGTTCTGAGTGGTGCCAACATAATGTGCCCCGGCTTGACGTCACCAGGGGCACGAATGTCACCAGTCGAAAAAAGCAGCGTTGTGGCCGTGATGGCTGAAGGGAAGCAACATGCTTTGGCTGTGGGCATCACTTCTCTGTCGACTCAGGATAT agctAAAGTAAACAAAGGCGTGGGGATAGAAAACTGTCATTATCTCAACGATGGTCTGTGGCAAATGAAACCTGTCAAGTGA
- the LOC125072287 gene encoding malignant T-cell-amplified sequence 1 homolog isoform X1, with amino-acid sequence MNDRSRRLKRICICYTFYEFILKTKFDEKESISGVQQLKSSVQKGIRSRLLELYPHLENHIDQVLPKKDTFRIVKCHDHIEIMVNSAGELLFFRHREGPWMPTLRLLHKYPFFLPMQQVDKGAIRFVLSGANIMCPGLTSPGARMSPVEKSSVVAVMAEGKQHALAVGITSLSTQDIAKVNKGVGIENCHYLNDGLWQMKPVK; translated from the exons ATGAACGATCGCTCTAGACGACTTAAAAGAATCTGTATCTGTTATACtttttatgagtttattttaaaaacgaa GTTTGATGAAAAGGAGAGCATTTCTGGTGTCCAGCAGCTCAAATCTTCGGTCCAAAAGGGTATTCGTTCCCGCCTTTTGGAGTTGTACCCTCATCTCGAAAACCACATCGACCAAGTGCTGCCCAAAAAGGACACGTTCAGAATTGTGAAATG tcATGACCATATCGAAATTATGGTGAATAGTGCCGGTGAACTTCTGTTCTTCCGCCACCGTGAAGGACCTTGGATGCCAACATTGCGACTTCTCCACAAGT acccATTCTTCTTGCCAATGCAACAAGTCGACAAGGGAGCAATTCGCTTCGTTCTGAGTGGTGCCAACATAATGTGCCCCGGCTTGACGTCACCAGGGGCACGAATGTCACCAGTCGAAAAAAGCAGCGTTGTGGCCGTGATGGCTGAAGGGAAGCAACATGCTTTGGCTGTGGGCATCACTTCTCTGTCGACTCAGGATAT agctAAAGTAAACAAAGGCGTGGGGATAGAAAACTGTCATTATCTCAACGATGGTCTGTGGCAAATGAAACCTGTCAAGTGA